A window of Festucalex cinctus isolate MCC-2025b chromosome 6, RoL_Fcin_1.0, whole genome shotgun sequence contains these coding sequences:
- the LOC144020883 gene encoding protein phosphatase 1 regulatory subunit 29-like: MALLYLLLLPGLLFLRLPTVVSGDCWLIEGDKGYVWLAICSQNQPPYETIPQHINSTVHDLRLNENKLKAVLLTSMYRFTNLTDLNLTKNEISYIEDGAFAGQANLQVLQLGYNKLTNLTEGMLRGLGRMQCLFLQHNLIEVIATNAFWESPSLSSLDLSSNKLARLDPSTFTVLNRLLVCELAGNPFHCGCDLYSFLTWLEAFNNVTHTYDRLQCETPRELNSYPLLGPSPGHGRNARVILSTRCHDGVIIPGISSSGPELDGSGMGLDNLDPGLYPQPSFSSTPDPTYNHQISMKLQTVSLFSASVVVQIPRPYSKMYVMSQYNHTFVADIMPLKNKREVVPLDKLRPHTNYTYCVASVGKSQRYNHTCLSFTTRAMGPADPRSNPSTTTHYIMTILGCLFGMVIVLGCVYYCLRRRRIQEEKEKALSVKKTILEMRYGPEAAAAVANDLAAMQRLQDQAHHQHHHGGAAGSKLPPSASSSTGMLHGSANTTSSRLSSLPQVEKMASAFSEAMGAKGSYMDVRTEGGVGEGREGEMVALSAGGEVVLDMRGAGAENGADVAEDSDDDGRGSASEISTIAKEVDKVNQIINNCIDALKLDASSNAAENANVPSQPPVCVTSHPRNLLPLASGDQVMASSPKVHPKSHPQAQAPPHPQAHPQLHQKPLPPSMAPVPLVMPLSERPGISGGGFLSPPYRDPPPANAVRPLQRQLSADTAMSKNRCGAPAAGGPVKSGRVFSVDVPEKRSDPPKYPSEKSSPVRSGVGGCNGMGSVNGAGGVNMNGGGMACSNGNGGRGGASGSGPSPGLQQQQQQQLHHHHLEVQPDYHSSEHRHSFPALYYEGGSESPSPAQKASFLKPLGRSKRDATAVYAQLSPARHHHHYNSGYSSSPEYSSESTLRIWERFRPYKKSPREEASYIAAGHALRKKVQFAKDEDLHDILDYWKGVSAQQKL; encoded by the exons ATGGCGCTCCTCTATCTCCTGCTCCTCCCGGGGTTGCTGTTCCTCCGGCTTCCCACTGTGGTCAGCGGAGACTGCTGGCTAATCGAGGGGGACAAAGGCTACGTTTGGCTGGCGATTTGCAGTCAGAACCAGCCTCCATACGAGACCATACCCCAACATATCAACAGCACG GTTCACGACCTGCGACTGAACGAGAACAAACTGAAGGCCGTGCTCCTCACCTCCATGTACCGCTTCACCAACCTCACTGACCTCAACCTCACCAAAAACGAGATCAGCTACATCGAGGACGGGGCCTTTGCCGGACAGGCCAACCTTCAG GTTCTCCAGCTGGGTTACAACAAGCTGACCAACCTGACAGAGGGCATGCTACGAGGCCTGGGTCGGATGCAGTGCCTCTTCCTTCAGCACAACCTCATTGAGGTCATCGCCACCAATGCCTTCTGGGAGAGCCCCAGCCTCAGTAGCCTGGATTTGTCGTCCAACAAGCTGGCCCGCCTCGACCCGTCCACTTTCACGGTCCTCAACCGGCTGCTGGTGTGCGAGCTGGCCGGGAACCCTTTTCACTGCGGCTGCGACCTATACAGCTTTCTCACCTGGCTGGAAGCCTTCAACAACGTCACGCACACCTACGACCGCCTGCAGTGCGAGACCCCCCGTGAGCTCAATAGTTACCCCCTTCTGGGACCCTCACCGGGGCACGGGAGGAACGCCCGAGTAATCCTTTCCACCCGGTGTCACGACGGCGTAATCATTCCGGGCATTTCATCGAGCGGCCCAGAACTGGATGGCTCCGGTATGGGTTTGGACAACCTGGACCCTGGCCTCTACCCCCAGCCGAGCTTTTCGTCCACCCCTGACCCGACCTACAACCACCAGATCTCAATGAAGCTCCAGACCGTGTCCCTTTTTAGCGCCTCCGTGGTGGTGCAGATACCGCGACCCTACAGCAAGATGTACGTCATGTCGCAGTACAACCACACCTTTGTGGCGGACATCATGCCTCTGAAGAACAAAAGAGAGGTGGTCCCTTTGGATAAACTCCGGCCACACACCAACTACACTTATTGCGTTGCCTCGGTTGGAAAATCCCAGCGCTACAACCACACTTGCCTATCCTTCACCACGCGGGCTATGGGACCAGCAGACCCCCGCAGCAACCCGTCCACCACTACGCACTATATCATGACTATTCTGGGGTGTCTCTTCGGGATGGTCATCGTACTGGGCTGCGTCTACTATTGCCTCCGACGGCGACGCAtccaggaggagaaggagaaagcTTTGAGTGTGAAGAAAACTATTCTGGAGATGAG GTATGGTCCGGAGGCGGCAGCGGCAGTGGCCAACGACCTAGCGGCCATGCAGCGCCTCCAAGATCAGgcccaccaccagcaccaccacGGAGGGGCGGCGGGCAGCAAGCTGCCCCCGTCGGCCTCCTCGAGCACAGGCATGCTCCACGGCTCGGCCAACACCACTTCCTCCCGCCTTTCCAGTTTACCGCAGGTGGAAAAGATGGCCAGCGCCTTTTCTGAGGCCATGGGCGCCAAGGGGAGCTACATGGACGTGAGGACTGAAGGAGGGGTTGGGGAGGGCCGCGAGGGGGAGATGGTTGCGCTGAGCGCGGGTGGGGAGGTCGTTTTGGATATGCGAGGCGCTGGAGCTGAAAACGGGGCGGACGTTGCGGAGGATTCCGATGACGATGGCCGCGGCTCGGCGTCCGAGATCTCCACCATCGCCAAGGAGGTGGACAAAGTGAACCAGATCATCAACAACTGCATTGATGCCCTAAAACTGGATGCCTCCTCTAATGCTGCGGAGAATGCAAATGTCCCATCGCAACCTCCAGTTTgcgtgacgtcacatccgcgGAACCTCCTGCCTCTCGCTTCAGGAGATCAAGTCATGGCCTCTTCCCCAAAGGTGCACCCAAAGTCCCATCCTCAAGCTCAAGCCCCTCCACACCCTCAAGCTCATCCTCAGCTACACCAGAAGCCTCTTCCTCCATCCATGGCCCCGGTGCCCCTGGTGATGCCCCTGTCCGAGCGACCGGGGATTAGCGGTGGTGGGTTCCTTTCCCCTCCGTACCGTGACCCGCCCCCGGCCAATGCGGTGCGGCCCCTTCAGAGGCAGTTGAGTGCAGACACCGCTATGTCCAAGAACCGTTGTGGAGCCCCTGCCGCCGGCGGACCGGTCAAGAGCGGCCGGGTGTTCAGTGTAGATGTTCCTGAGAAGCGTAGCGACCCGCCCAAGTACCCGTCGGAAAAAAGCAGCCCGGTGCGTAGTGGAGTAGGGGGCTGCAACGGAATGGGGAGCGTCAACGGGGCCGGCGGGGTGAACATGAATGGCGGTGGCATGGCGTGTAGTAACGGAAATGGAGGTCGAGGTGGGGCGTCTGGTTCTGGTCCAAGTCCTggtctgcagcagcagcagcagcagcagctgcaccaccaccacctggAGGTTCAGCCCGATTACCACAGCTCGGAACACCGCCATTCCTTCCCCGCGCTCTACTACGAGGGCGGCAGCGAGTCGCCCTCGCCGGCCCAGAAGGCGTCCTTCCTTAAACCACTTGGCCGCTCCAAGAGGGATGCCACGGCCGTCTACGCGCAGCTGTCGCCCGcgcgccaccaccaccactacaACTCGGGATACTCCTCCAGTCCCGAGTACTCGTCGGAGAGCACACTGCGCATCTGGGAGCGATTTCGCCCGTATAAGAAGAGCCCCCGGGAGGAAGCGTCTTACATCGCGGCGGGCCACGCTCTGCGCAAGAAGGTGCAGTTCGCCAAGGACGAGGACCTTCATGACATTTTAGACTACTGGAAGGGTGTTTCCGCACAGCAGAAGCTGTAA